One genomic segment of Photobacterium sp. DA100 includes these proteins:
- the yddG gene encoding aromatic amino acid DMT transporter YddG yields the protein MVSQHKYTLAGCVAILLWSSIVAFIRNVAEQLGPVGGAAMIYTLSSVLLVVVVGAPRLSRFSPRYLLIGGGLFVSYEMCLALALGMANDRVQTVEMSVINYLWPALTVMLAVVVSRQKVSKLLYPAMAMAFLGVAWTVSGEQGLSLTRLAANVATNPVSYTLAFSGAFIWAIYCNITKRLANGQNAIAWFFIATAIALWVKYFFTEQPPMVWSGEALLNLALAAIAMAGGYGLWNIAIIGGNMVLLATLSYLTPILSALFSALVFGITLGATFWQGVVMVSAASLCCWYLTRKR from the coding sequence TTGGTTTCTCAGCATAAATATACCTTGGCTGGATGTGTCGCTATCCTGCTGTGGAGCTCTATCGTTGCCTTTATCAGAAACGTTGCCGAGCAGTTGGGTCCGGTAGGCGGCGCGGCAATGATTTATACCCTGAGCTCGGTGTTGCTGGTGGTGGTTGTCGGCGCGCCTAGGCTCAGCCGCTTTTCTCCTCGCTATTTGCTCATCGGCGGCGGGCTGTTCGTCAGTTACGAGATGTGTTTGGCCTTAGCGTTGGGTATGGCTAATGACAGGGTGCAGACCGTTGAAATGAGCGTGATTAACTACTTGTGGCCAGCATTGACTGTCATGTTGGCGGTGGTAGTGAGCCGGCAAAAAGTGAGCAAGCTTTTATATCCCGCCATGGCGATGGCTTTTTTGGGCGTGGCATGGACGGTGAGCGGTGAACAGGGTTTGTCACTAACCCGCTTGGCTGCCAATGTGGCGACCAACCCGGTCAGTTATACTCTGGCATTTAGCGGTGCTTTCATTTGGGCTATCTACTGCAATATCACCAAACGCTTGGCTAACGGTCAGAATGCGATTGCCTGGTTTTTCATTGCTACGGCAATAGCCCTATGGGTGAAATACTTCTTTACTGAACAACCACCTATGGTATGGAGTGGTGAGGCGCTACTGAATTTGGCGTTGGCTGCCATTGCGATGGCCGGCGGCTACGGGCTGTGGAATATTGCCATCATTGGCGGCAACATGGTGCTGCTTGCCACCCTGTCTTATCTCACGCCCATACTGTCGGCACTTTTCTCGGCGCTGGTATTTGGCATTACCTTGGGCGCGACGTTCTGGCAGGGAGTGGTGATGGTCAGTGCCGCCTCGCTTTGCTGCTGGTATCTGACGCGCAAGCGATAA